A window of Myxococcales bacterium contains these coding sequences:
- a CDS encoding ImmA/IrrE family metallo-endopeptidase: MTFKVPFRSDAQIESAVQELLRQYAKAKGEPPRPPIPVDAIAESVLGLTLEMGDLRKKLGKPDVLGATWLDDALVVIDSSLEGNEGRYCFTLGHEVGHWQLHRPLREMDKVTFPLFSREPGAKATAAIVCRDGQRDSAEIQADKFAALLLMPASDVRAAVKLVTGEPLAIDNFVARKKAGERIAELRDFAAEVIAKGGFTNVSNQAMQIRLEALKLVVDGAQGRLF; the protein is encoded by the coding sequence ATGACCTTCAAGGTCCCCTTCCGCTCCGACGCGCAGATCGAGAGCGCCGTTCAGGAGCTGCTGCGCCAGTACGCCAAGGCGAAGGGCGAGCCGCCGCGACCGCCGATCCCCGTCGACGCGATCGCCGAGAGCGTCCTCGGGCTCACGCTCGAGATGGGGGACCTGCGCAAGAAGCTCGGCAAGCCCGATGTGCTTGGTGCGACGTGGCTCGACGACGCGCTGGTCGTCATCGACTCGTCGCTCGAGGGAAACGAAGGCCGCTACTGCTTCACCCTCGGCCACGAGGTCGGCCACTGGCAGCTTCACCGCCCGCTCCGCGAGATGGACAAGGTCACGTTCCCGCTGTTCTCGCGCGAGCCCGGCGCCAAGGCGACGGCCGCCATCGTCTGCCGCGACGGGCAGCGCGATTCCGCTGAGATCCAGGCGGACAAGTTCGCGGCGCTGCTGCTCATGCCGGCGAGCGACGTGCGCGCGGCGGTGAAGCTGGTGACCGGCGAGCCGCTCGCCATCGACAACTTCGTCGCCCGCAAGAAGGCCGGCGAGCGCATCGCCGAGCTGCGCGACTTCGCCGCCGAAGTCATCGCGAAGGGCGGCTTCACCAACGTGTCGAACCAGGCGATGCAGATCCGCCTGGAGGCGCTGAAGCTCGTGGTCGACGGCGCCCAAGGACGCCTCTTCTGA
- a CDS encoding helix-turn-helix transcriptional regulator, giving the protein MKERFGERIRRLRTEQKLGLREFATKVGISPTYLSRIETSEEKAPPAEDVIRKMAVQLSDSFDELMTLAGRVSEESLNVIKADSGMPEFLRTVGERKLSAEDLMKLLPNEPKKGKR; this is encoded by the coding sequence GTGAAGGAACGGTTTGGAGAACGCATTCGTCGCCTGAGGACCGAGCAGAAGCTTGGGCTCCGCGAGTTTGCCACGAAGGTCGGCATCTCGCCCACGTACCTGTCGCGCATCGAGACCTCGGAGGAGAAGGCGCCGCCCGCGGAGGACGTCATCCGCAAGATGGCCGTCCAGCTCTCCGACAGCTTCGACGAGCTGATGACGCTCGCCGGGCGCGTGTCCGAGGAGTCGCTCAACGTCATCAAGGCCGACTCGGGGATGCCGGAGTTCCTGCGCACCGTCGGCGAGCGGAAGCTGTCGGCGGAAGACCTCATGAAGCTCCTGCCCAACGAGCCGAAGAAGGGGAAGCGCTGA
- a CDS encoding DUF2924 domain-containing protein has protein sequence MNNKATARARTAMRELDDVPTQLAALEAMTVGQLAERWRELYGEPTRTRNKDYLKKRLAWRIQELAEGGLSQGALARIHQLGDQMPERWRMRQSQGHAAGDAPVPLAALQVVQAFEPRDPRVPPVGTVLRRVFEGKAHEVTVCAEGFEYEGRRYKSLSAIATEIAGTRWNGFLFFGLKKRGESGREESAA, from the coding sequence ATGAACAACAAGGCGACCGCCAGAGCCCGCACCGCGATGCGCGAGCTCGACGACGTCCCGACTCAGCTCGCGGCGCTCGAAGCGATGACCGTCGGCCAGCTCGCCGAGAGGTGGCGCGAGCTCTACGGCGAGCCGACGCGGACGAGGAACAAGGACTACCTGAAGAAGCGCCTCGCCTGGCGCATCCAGGAACTCGCCGAGGGCGGGCTCTCGCAGGGCGCGCTCGCGCGCATCCACCAGCTCGGTGACCAGATGCCCGAGCGCTGGCGCATGCGTCAGAGCCAGGGCCACGCCGCGGGCGACGCGCCTGTGCCGTTGGCGGCGCTGCAGGTGGTGCAGGCGTTCGAGCCGCGCGATCCGCGCGTGCCACCCGTAGGCACCGTCCTGCGCCGGGTCTTCGAGGGGAAGGCCCACGAGGTGACGGTCTGCGCGGAGGGCTTCGAGTACGAAGGGCGGCGGTACAAATCGCTCTCGGCGATCGCCACCGAGATCGCCGGCACGCGCTGGAATGGGTTCCTCTTCTTCGGGCTCAAGAAGCGCGGCGAGTCGGGACGCGAGGAGTCCGCGGCATGA
- a CDS encoding recombinase family protein has translation MSKQRQRASAPAPEAKRCAIYTRKSTTMGLEQEFNSLDAQRESCLAYIERQQGWTLVDERYDDGGFTGANIDRPAFTRLMADVEAGKVDVIVVYKVDRLSRSLLDFVKVMERLSTAGASFVSITQNFSTADAMGRLTMNMLMSFAEFEREMISERTRDKIAGARRKGKWTGGPVPFGYSAKDKKLIVNDAEAHIVREAFALFLAHRQMAVVARELNKRGLLPRSSKRGRKGGPLWSKDGIARVLRSPLYAGRMMYGDDLFDGEHPPLIDDVTYRQAQRLLGAAGRELRVTGTNPEYVLRGLLRCGGCGEAMCPASTTKQSGKTYRFYRCSTRDKYGTDRCSGRPLPAGALEDFVVDRIMEATADGTLAERIQTKLSARVAKERATFVEVRRALAAQIAEASATTAKLTDEVVRLEGRARELVDAKLRAEAARLDDAERRLRALEDDALDLELVESQREWFVGALRNFGRVWGGMTPENQGRLLRALVAKVSVDEKTGMCRVELVNFDAVASAKEAA, from the coding sequence ATGAGCAAGCAGCGCCAGCGAGCGAGCGCGCCGGCGCCGGAGGCGAAGCGCTGCGCCATCTACACGCGCAAGTCGACGACGATGGGGCTCGAGCAGGAGTTCAACTCCCTCGACGCCCAGCGCGAGTCGTGCCTCGCGTACATCGAGCGGCAGCAGGGCTGGACGCTCGTCGACGAGCGCTACGACGACGGCGGCTTCACGGGCGCGAACATCGACCGCCCTGCGTTCACGCGCCTCATGGCGGACGTCGAGGCCGGCAAGGTCGACGTCATCGTCGTCTACAAGGTCGACCGCCTCTCGCGCTCGCTGCTCGACTTCGTGAAGGTCATGGAGCGCCTCAGTACCGCGGGCGCGTCCTTCGTCTCCATCACGCAGAACTTCTCGACGGCCGACGCGATGGGGCGGCTGACGATGAACATGTTGATGAGTTTCGCGGAATTTGAGCGCGAAATGATCAGCGAGCGCACGCGCGACAAGATCGCCGGTGCGCGCCGCAAGGGAAAGTGGACGGGCGGACCCGTGCCCTTCGGCTACTCGGCGAAGGACAAGAAGCTCATCGTGAACGACGCCGAGGCCCACATCGTGCGGGAGGCCTTCGCGCTGTTCCTCGCGCACCGCCAGATGGCCGTCGTCGCCCGCGAGCTGAACAAGCGCGGGCTCCTGCCGCGCTCTTCGAAGCGCGGCCGCAAGGGAGGCCCGCTCTGGAGCAAGGACGGCATCGCGCGCGTGCTGCGGAGCCCGCTCTACGCCGGACGCATGATGTATGGCGACGACCTGTTCGACGGCGAGCACCCTCCGCTCATCGACGACGTGACTTACCGCCAGGCGCAGCGGCTCCTCGGGGCGGCAGGCCGGGAGCTGCGCGTCACCGGCACGAACCCCGAGTACGTGCTCCGCGGGCTCCTCCGCTGCGGGGGCTGCGGCGAGGCGATGTGCCCGGCTTCGACCACGAAGCAGAGCGGGAAGACGTACAGATTTTACAGGTGCTCGACCCGCGACAAGTACGGCACGGACCGGTGCTCCGGGAGGCCGCTCCCCGCAGGCGCCCTCGAGGACTTCGTCGTGGATCGCATCATGGAAGCGACCGCCGACGGCACACTGGCCGAGCGCATTCAGACCAAGCTCTCGGCGCGCGTCGCGAAGGAGCGCGCGACGTTCGTCGAGGTGCGTAGAGCGCTGGCGGCGCAGATCGCCGAGGCCTCCGCCACCACCGCGAAGCTCACCGACGAGGTGGTGCGGCTCGAGGGCCGCGCACGCGAGCTCGTCGACGCGAAGCTCCGCGCCGAGGCTGCCCGGCTCGACGACGCCGAGCGCCGGCTGCGGGCGCTCGAGGACGATGCCCTCGACCTCGAGCTCGTCGAGAGCCAGCGTGAGTGGTTCGTCGGCGCGCTCCGCAACTTCGGGAGGGTCTGGGGCGGGATGACGCCCGAGAACCAGGGGCGCCTGCTGCGCGCGCTCGTCGCCAAGGTCAGCGTCGACGAGAAGACCGGGATGTGCCGCGTCGAGCTGGTGAACTTCGACGCCGTCGCGAGCGCGAAGGAGGCCGCGTGA
- a CDS encoding helix-turn-helix domain-containing protein gives MPEDILTIREVADYLKVTERTLYRLVQDGKLPAFKVGNSWRFRREDLERWISEQSRGTDTNREDD, from the coding sequence ATGCCCGAAGACATCCTCACGATCCGTGAGGTCGCGGACTACCTGAAGGTCACCGAGCGAACGCTGTACCGCTTGGTGCAGGACGGGAAGCTCCCAGCGTTCAAGGTCGGCAATTCCTGGCGGTTTCGGCGCGAGGATCTGGAGCGGTGGATCTCCGAGCAGTCGCGCGGAACAGACACGAACCGCGAGGACGACTGA
- a CDS encoding DUF499 domain-containing protein, translating to MLGLTLREEFQGRRLKGTAIELANENNTGATQIGAAEFLGITYPTADVVSAMEAIGPGHGQPVVLIGERGQGKSHLLAALYHGFNSPEVTTEWLKAWGIRLGHPKLGEIKLRSKTLVVSESLHRQNYKFLWDLLFERHPHGAYIKGKWEAQGDKRTDIPGDKLLVELFKHTPTALVLDEFQTWYDGLTNTKQYPWKTWAFNFIQLLSEIAKEHPDLLVLVVSVRNGETEAYQQVHRVNPRQIDFKGPNARRDRLRLLLHRLFDNRMNVQPAQIESAIEKHVSEHLRLADVAPAEHQRVRSDFVEAWPFAPHLMTLLEDQVLVATQAQETRDLIRILADVFKSRNISSPIITAADFRLDDDKSGIAALLDSVSNQHHANLREKAQRNLSAVLDAVKDPAQTVPHLADIVGALWLRSLAIKNAGAEPAELHVDITRAKAVDDNFFSAELSTIVENSFNIHQEGSRLVFREEENPQAKLIANARNDKLFGDTPDKLNDRLQLAREVRYVLGGTESVAKAFRVVVLGANWTADPWAGIDEADVPAQWDDRIPLLVVPEPPDKVEARLGTWLKERLQTRRNAVRFLLARDGSENLFYDRDLLVLARAVLLADKWKAQNPEFKKLHQKYERELRDILKRRFDRFAILATWNFQSPAQCTFHVESHKEEGAKIPEKVDELVAKNLFVSEDFDALVLAAAQQNESVGKLLRELQEPRPGGEDCIPWLGETLMKEKLVRICARGEVAINLRGMEYLQVRAGENEETAWKRMRGKLGTGKHLDETYALLPQAVPHAEGVVPPQPPVVPPINGGTGQLPLNPQPPITGGEAGGDGAQPPITPPPGGSIFGNGPTSTLKQLSTAGATSALNLLGKVESWGITTGTQVQDVQLKVANLTGAQLNELLKKLPDGITYELTLNKEEK from the coding sequence ATGCTGGGACTGACACTACGCGAGGAATTCCAGGGCCGCCGCCTGAAGGGCACGGCCATCGAGCTCGCCAACGAGAACAACACCGGCGCGACGCAGATTGGCGCCGCAGAGTTCCTCGGCATCACGTACCCCACGGCCGACGTGGTCTCCGCGATGGAGGCGATCGGCCCTGGGCACGGGCAACCCGTCGTCCTCATCGGCGAGCGCGGCCAAGGTAAGTCGCACTTGCTCGCAGCTCTCTACCACGGCTTCAACAGCCCCGAGGTCACGACGGAGTGGCTCAAGGCCTGGGGCATCCGACTCGGCCATCCGAAGCTCGGCGAGATCAAGCTGCGCTCGAAGACGCTCGTCGTCAGCGAGAGCTTGCACCGCCAGAACTACAAGTTCCTCTGGGACCTACTGTTCGAGCGACACCCCCACGGCGCGTACATCAAGGGCAAATGGGAGGCGCAGGGAGACAAGCGCACCGATATCCCCGGCGACAAGCTCCTCGTCGAGCTGTTCAAGCACACGCCGACGGCGCTCGTCCTCGACGAGTTCCAGACCTGGTACGACGGCCTCACGAACACGAAGCAGTACCCGTGGAAGACGTGGGCGTTCAACTTCATCCAGCTCCTCTCCGAGATCGCCAAGGAGCACCCCGACCTTCTCGTGCTCGTCGTCTCGGTCCGCAACGGCGAGACCGAGGCGTACCAGCAGGTCCACCGCGTGAATCCGCGCCAGATCGACTTCAAGGGGCCGAACGCGCGTCGCGACCGGCTTCGTCTCCTCCTGCACCGTCTCTTCGACAACCGAATGAACGTGCAGCCGGCGCAGATCGAGTCAGCCATCGAGAAGCACGTCTCGGAGCACCTGCGCCTCGCTGACGTCGCGCCCGCCGAGCACCAGCGAGTTCGCTCCGACTTCGTCGAGGCTTGGCCGTTCGCGCCGCACCTGATGACGCTGCTCGAAGACCAGGTGCTCGTCGCGACGCAGGCACAGGAGACCCGTGACCTGATCCGCATCCTCGCCGACGTGTTCAAATCGCGGAACATCAGCTCGCCGATCATCACGGCGGCCGACTTCCGCCTCGACGACGACAAGAGCGGCATCGCTGCACTGCTCGACTCCGTGTCGAACCAGCACCACGCGAACCTGCGCGAGAAGGCGCAACGCAACTTGAGCGCCGTGCTCGACGCGGTGAAGGACCCGGCGCAGACCGTCCCGCACCTTGCCGACATCGTTGGCGCGCTGTGGCTACGCTCGTTGGCGATCAAGAACGCCGGCGCCGAGCCCGCCGAGCTGCACGTCGACATCACGCGGGCCAAGGCGGTCGACGACAATTTCTTCTCGGCCGAGCTGTCGACCATCGTCGAGAACAGCTTCAACATCCACCAGGAGGGTTCGCGCCTCGTCTTCCGCGAGGAGGAGAATCCGCAGGCGAAGCTCATCGCCAACGCGCGCAACGACAAGCTGTTCGGGGACACGCCCGACAAGCTCAACGACCGGCTCCAGCTCGCACGCGAGGTGCGCTACGTGCTCGGAGGCACCGAGAGCGTTGCCAAGGCCTTCCGCGTCGTGGTGCTCGGCGCCAACTGGACCGCCGATCCCTGGGCGGGCATCGACGAGGCAGACGTTCCGGCGCAGTGGGACGACCGCATCCCGCTGCTCGTCGTTCCCGAGCCGCCGGACAAGGTCGAAGCGCGCCTCGGCACGTGGCTCAAGGAGCGCTTGCAGACGCGCCGCAATGCCGTGCGCTTCCTGCTGGCGCGCGACGGCAGCGAGAACCTCTTCTACGACCGTGACCTTCTCGTGCTCGCGCGTGCGGTGCTGCTCGCGGACAAGTGGAAGGCGCAGAACCCCGAGTTCAAGAAGCTGCACCAGAAGTACGAGCGCGAGCTGCGCGACATCCTCAAGCGCCGCTTCGACCGCTTCGCCATCCTCGCGACCTGGAACTTCCAGAGCCCGGCGCAATGCACCTTCCACGTCGAGAGCCACAAGGAGGAAGGCGCGAAGATCCCCGAGAAAGTCGACGAGCTTGTCGCGAAGAACCTCTTCGTCTCGGAGGACTTCGACGCGCTCGTCCTCGCAGCAGCCCAGCAGAACGAGTCGGTCGGCAAGCTACTGCGCGAACTTCAAGAGCCGCGCCCCGGTGGAGAGGACTGCATCCCGTGGCTCGGCGAGACCCTGATGAAGGAGAAGCTCGTCAGGATCTGCGCACGGGGGGAGGTCGCCATCAACCTGCGCGGCATGGAGTATCTGCAGGTGCGCGCGGGCGAGAACGAGGAGACCGCGTGGAAGCGCATGCGCGGCAAGCTCGGGACGGGCAAGCACCTCGACGAGACCTACGCGCTCCTTCCGCAGGCCGTGCCGCACGCGGAGGGGGTGGTGCCGCCGCAGCCGCCTGTGGTCCCGCCGATCAACGGCGGTACCGGTCAGCTCCCGCTGAACCCTCAGCCCCCCATCACGGGCGGCGAAGCTGGCGGTGACGGCGCGCAGCCCCCGATCACGCCGCCGCCCGGAGGCAGCATCTTCGGCAACGGCCCGACGTCCACGCTGAAGCAACTGAGCACCGCAGGCGCGACCTCTGCGCTCAACCTTCTCGGCAAGGTCGAGAGCTGGGGCATCACCACGGGCACGCAGGTCCAGGACGTCCAGCTCAAGGTCGCGAACCTCACAGGCGCGCAGCTCAACGAGCTGCTCAAGAAGCTCCCCGACGGCATCACCTACGAGCTGACGCTGAACAAGGAGGAGAAGTGA
- a CDS encoding DUF1156 domain-containing protein — protein sequence MARASSSGPTKAQRVAKAVADAVGAGKAVQLETVDFNDPNRPKTCLEVDFPILPVNQVATIEGNAGKPIYQMSKWWARRRSSVFRSLLLSASMKAPEDTSQAAKAVWDVYYANHQKKRSFANLKVADIFMGGGTTVVEGSRLGMQMFGNDLNPVAWFVVKTELADVKKAEVEALLADIEAEVKPQIMPFYACNGPHGERGTWTRIADGKVMGDDFDPLALKPEARKAFKYEGPEIIYVFWSKHGPCQVTGCGHRTPVMSSPVLAVKELSIKVWPHKCPKCKTSFDIEESEARMAPDVTLVVADGETPFAPINAKTGAVICPSCGEKELVNVGARKGNKKKVSLSLLVHPQWLTGEGSKDAHGQPYGGSATDDAACSGRWYDSRAEKLRLVEVRGKLPDEVTCPDTGVTFSTSISNIPKKAAYACGSCGTIQDILTTVKASGKTGPVAPYAIQAYSPKRDRDGVAYGGRYFLPFDDATGLNAAHREWEARKEDDLAAYWPREALPYGLEADFWSVRHHGYTHWWTMFNSRQLLVHALLLKAIHHAGGARHRWEVREALLAAFQQYLRNQCMFTIWNPQRDTLEPHFSKNNFRPKATTVENCVFPVLGRGNWQTCGSSIVETLEWSNAPWEIVSNEYLSESNPSLRELVSGKSEKVYPGDGVLDAVDIRCGSATELEGVGAATIDLVITDPPFGDLIQYSELSDFFYAWLRLVLRERYPALFSAESTPKTLEAVSNKARHPDDADAYYKRLLTASWAEAHRILKPGGLLAFTFHHSEDAPWVAVLESLFDAGFYLEATYPTRSDETKGDGEFGSQKIEYDIVHVCRKRTEEPTPVSWAKMRRQVLQDVRSLKHMLEHHQKAGLPEADLQVIRRGKALEYYSRHYGKVLVDDGRSMTVLEALVGINQLLDEETGGIKDPPPVNAEPFTRQFLRLFAGVKEIPRDQIQKFLRGTGIAPSDFEARGWCSEDKKIYQLTSPLEIARAWQGRHRRGMTSDYDQAAFLIGACFENSGINATDTLANDNFKPHPALGALLEWFSTRGATSEIRNASSRAQTILRSWRAKHESPKQQQMALFFEDQGAA from the coding sequence ATGGCCAGAGCATCAAGCAGTGGACCGACGAAGGCCCAGCGCGTGGCGAAAGCGGTTGCCGACGCCGTCGGGGCGGGCAAGGCGGTGCAGCTCGAGACGGTCGACTTCAACGACCCGAACCGCCCGAAGACCTGCCTCGAGGTCGACTTCCCCATCCTCCCCGTGAACCAGGTCGCGACGATCGAGGGCAACGCGGGCAAACCCATCTACCAGATGTCGAAGTGGTGGGCGCGCCGCCGCTCGAGCGTCTTCCGCTCGCTCCTGCTCTCCGCATCGATGAAAGCGCCCGAGGACACGTCGCAAGCGGCAAAGGCCGTGTGGGACGTCTACTACGCCAACCATCAGAAGAAGCGCTCGTTCGCCAACCTCAAGGTCGCCGACATCTTCATGGGCGGCGGCACCACTGTCGTCGAGGGCAGCCGCCTCGGCATGCAGATGTTCGGCAACGACCTGAACCCCGTCGCCTGGTTCGTCGTGAAGACCGAGCTGGCCGACGTGAAGAAGGCCGAGGTCGAGGCGCTGCTCGCCGACATCGAGGCCGAAGTGAAGCCGCAGATCATGCCGTTCTACGCGTGCAACGGTCCGCACGGCGAGCGCGGGACGTGGACGCGCATCGCGGACGGCAAGGTCATGGGCGACGACTTCGATCCGTTGGCGCTCAAGCCCGAGGCGCGGAAGGCCTTCAAGTACGAGGGGCCCGAGATCATCTACGTGTTCTGGTCGAAGCACGGGCCGTGTCAGGTGACCGGCTGCGGCCATCGCACGCCCGTGATGTCCTCACCGGTGCTCGCAGTGAAGGAGCTGTCGATCAAGGTTTGGCCGCACAAGTGCCCGAAGTGCAAGACGTCGTTCGACATCGAGGAGTCGGAGGCCCGCATGGCTCCCGACGTGACGCTCGTCGTCGCAGACGGCGAGACGCCCTTCGCACCGATCAACGCTAAGACGGGCGCGGTCATCTGCCCGTCATGCGGCGAGAAGGAGCTGGTCAACGTAGGAGCGCGCAAGGGCAACAAGAAGAAGGTCTCGCTCTCGCTGCTCGTCCATCCCCAGTGGCTCACGGGCGAAGGCTCGAAGGATGCGCACGGCCAGCCCTACGGCGGAAGTGCAACGGACGATGCGGCGTGCTCAGGCCGCTGGTACGATTCGCGCGCCGAGAAGCTGCGCCTAGTGGAAGTGCGCGGGAAGCTGCCGGATGAGGTGACCTGCCCCGATACCGGGGTCACCTTCAGCACGTCCATTAGCAACATTCCGAAGAAGGCGGCCTACGCTTGCGGTTCCTGCGGCACCATTCAGGACATCCTCACGACAGTGAAGGCGTCGGGCAAGACCGGGCCCGTCGCGCCGTACGCGATCCAGGCGTACAGCCCGAAACGAGATCGCGATGGAGTCGCTTACGGCGGCAGGTACTTCCTCCCATTTGACGATGCTACCGGGCTCAATGCGGCGCATCGCGAATGGGAAGCGCGCAAGGAAGACGACCTGGCCGCGTACTGGCCGAGAGAGGCGCTCCCGTACGGCTTGGAAGCTGATTTCTGGTCTGTTCGTCACCACGGCTACACGCACTGGTGGACGATGTTTAATTCGCGCCAACTGCTCGTCCACGCTCTGCTCCTCAAGGCCATTCACCATGCCGGAGGTGCCAGGCATCGTTGGGAAGTGCGCGAGGCATTGCTGGCGGCGTTTCAGCAGTATCTCCGCAACCAGTGCATGTTCACTATCTGGAATCCCCAGCGCGACACGCTTGAACCGCACTTCAGCAAGAACAACTTCCGCCCCAAGGCGACGACTGTCGAGAACTGCGTTTTCCCCGTACTTGGGCGGGGCAACTGGCAAACGTGTGGCTCGTCGATTGTGGAGACGCTCGAGTGGTCGAATGCCCCATGGGAGATCGTGAGCAACGAGTACCTGTCGGAATCGAATCCGTCTCTCCGGGAGCTCGTATCTGGGAAGAGTGAGAAGGTCTATCCCGGCGACGGAGTTCTCGATGCCGTCGACATCCGCTGCGGGTCCGCGACGGAACTGGAGGGAGTCGGTGCAGCCACAATCGACCTTGTGATCACCGATCCTCCCTTCGGCGATCTCATCCAGTACTCCGAGCTGTCCGACTTCTTCTATGCGTGGCTCCGCCTCGTCCTTCGCGAACGCTACCCGGCACTGTTCTCCGCCGAGAGCACGCCCAAGACGTTGGAGGCCGTCTCCAACAAGGCCCGTCATCCCGACGACGCAGATGCATATTACAAGAGGCTCCTCACCGCGAGCTGGGCCGAGGCTCACCGCATATTGAAACCCGGTGGTCTGCTCGCGTTCACGTTCCACCACAGTGAAGACGCTCCGTGGGTTGCGGTGCTCGAGAGCCTATTCGACGCAGGGTTTTACCTGGAGGCCACCTATCCGACCCGCAGCGACGAGACGAAGGGCGACGGTGAGTTCGGGTCGCAGAAGATCGAGTACGACATTGTCCACGTCTGCCGAAAGCGAACCGAAGAACCGACGCCGGTGAGCTGGGCGAAGATGCGCCGGCAGGTACTTCAGGATGTTCGAAGCCTGAAACACATGCTCGAGCACCACCAGAAGGCCGGTCTCCCCGAGGCCGACCTGCAGGTCATCCGTCGTGGCAAGGCCCTCGAGTACTACTCGCGGCACTACGGCAAGGTGCTCGTCGACGACGGGCGCTCGATGACGGTGCTCGAGGCGCTCGTCGGCATCAATCAGCTCCTCGACGAAGAGACGGGCGGCATCAAGGACCCGCCGCCGGTCAACGCCGAGCCGTTCACGCGGCAGTTCCTTCGGCTGTTCGCCGGCGTAAAGGAGATCCCGCGCGATCAGATCCAGAAGTTCCTGCGCGGCACCGGCATCGCCCCGTCTGACTTCGAGGCGCGGGGCTGGTGCTCGGAGGACAAGAAGATCTACCAGCTCACGTCGCCGCTCGAAATCGCGCGCGCGTGGCAAGGCAGGCACCGTCGCGGCATGACGAGCGACTACGATCAGGCCGCGTTCCTCATCGGCGCGTGCTTCGAGAACAGCGGCATCAACGCGACCGACACGCTCGCGAACGACAACTTCAAGCCCCATCCGGCACTCGGCGCACTGCTCGAGTGGTTCTCGACGCGTGGCGCGACCTCGGAGATCCGCAACGCCTCGTCGCGCGCGCAGACCATCTTGCGCTCGTGGCGCGCCAAGCACGAGTCGCCCAAGCAGCAGCAGATGGCGCTCTTCTTCGAAGACCAGGGGGCGGCATGA